Proteins encoded by one window of Sulfurospirillum barnesii SES-3:
- a CDS encoding NAD(P)H-quinone oxidoreductase subunit 3 produces the protein MTPLSHMDFAHPYFGAFFLLIFGAVVFYGITILARTVSRKMARLDTEKLKLTIYECGPEVTKQPNKISAHFYLFAVLFILFDVEIIFMFPWAVNFRVLGMFGFIEMILFVLILSIGFAYAWRKGALEWHSIR, from the coding sequence ATGACACCTTTGTCGCACATGGATTTTGCCCATCCTTATTTTGGAGCGTTTTTTCTCCTTATCTTTGGGGCAGTGGTCTTTTATGGGATTACTATTTTAGCTCGTACTGTAAGCCGCAAAATGGCACGTTTGGATACGGAGAAGCTTAAACTCACCATTTACGAGTGTGGACCAGAAGTGACCAAACAGCCCAATAAAATTTCCGCACACTTCTATTTGTTTGCGGTATTATTTATTTTGTTTGATGTGGAGATTATTTTTATGTTTCCATGGGCAGTAAATTTTAGGGTACTTGGAATGTTTGGGTTTATTGAAATGATTTTGTTTGTTCTTATTTTAAGTATAGGATTTGCCTACGCATGGAGAAAAGGAGCGCTTGAATGGCACAGCATAAGATAA
- the nuoD gene encoding NADH dehydrogenase (quinone) subunit D, producing MQKVNRLKPFFENIAFEREDNHMIVNFGPQHPSSHGQLRLILELDGEKVSKATPDIGYLHRGMEKMAENMIYNEFLPTTDRMDYIAASSNNYGFALAVEKLIGLEVPRRAKVIRMLLLELNRITSHLFWLATHALDVGAMTIFLYTFREREYALDLIEDYCGARLTHSSVRIGGVPLDLPKGWLESLNRYINCLPYDIADYEALLDENRIWKMRLEGVGVVTPEQAQSWGCSGPMLRGSGIAWDIRKEEPYELYDEVEFDVPVSTTCDSYGRYKLHMEEMKQSIRILKQLIPMYEGTAPEIMAHAPSYISAPKEQIMTQNYALMQHFVLVTQGMRPPVGEVYVATESPKGELGFYINSQGDPYPYRLKLRTPSFFHTAFLQELLVGEYLADVVAIIGNANIVFGEIDR from the coding sequence ATGCAAAAAGTGAATCGCCTAAAACCTTTTTTTGAGAACATCGCTTTTGAGCGTGAAGATAACCATATGATTGTCAACTTTGGACCGCAACACCCAAGCTCCCACGGGCAGTTACGCCTTATTTTGGAGCTTGATGGTGAAAAGGTGAGCAAAGCCACGCCTGATATTGGCTATTTGCATCGTGGTATGGAAAAGATGGCTGAAAATATGATTTACAATGAGTTTTTGCCGACCACCGATAGGATGGATTATATTGCGGCGAGTTCCAACAACTACGGATTTGCCTTAGCGGTTGAGAAGCTCATAGGACTGGAAGTGCCTAGACGGGCAAAAGTGATTCGTATGCTTTTACTGGAGCTTAACCGCATTACTTCGCACCTTTTTTGGTTAGCCACCCATGCCTTAGACGTAGGGGCTATGACCATCTTTTTGTACACGTTTCGAGAAAGAGAGTATGCGCTGGATTTGATTGAGGATTATTGTGGGGCAAGACTGACACACTCTTCGGTTCGTATTGGGGGCGTGCCTTTGGACTTACCCAAAGGATGGCTTGAAAGTCTCAACCGCTACATTAACTGCTTACCGTATGATATTGCCGATTATGAAGCGCTTTTGGATGAGAACCGTATTTGGAAAATGCGTTTGGAAGGGGTGGGTGTGGTTACACCTGAGCAAGCGCAAAGTTGGGGCTGTTCAGGACCGATGCTAAGAGGCAGTGGCATTGCATGGGATATTCGTAAAGAAGAGCCGTATGAACTCTACGATGAGGTGGAGTTTGATGTGCCTGTGAGTACCACGTGTGATAGTTATGGACGCTATAAATTGCATATGGAAGAGATGAAACAGAGCATTCGCATTTTAAAACAACTCATTCCAATGTACGAGGGAACAGCACCTGAGATTATGGCACATGCGCCTTCGTATATTAGCGCACCTAAAGAGCAGATTATGACGCAAAATTATGCCTTGATGCAGCATTTTGTTTTAGTGACACAAGGAATGCGCCCACCTGTGGGTGAAGTTTATGTGGCAACGGAGTCGCCTAAAGGTGAGTTAGGCTTTTACATTAACTCTCAGGGTGATCCTTATCCGTACCGTTTGAAACTGAGAACCCCTAGCTTTTTTCACACAGCGTTTTTACAAGAGTTGTTGGTAGGTGAGTATTTGGCGGACGTGGTGGCGATTATTGGAAATGCAAACATCGTCTTTGGCGAAATTGACAGATAA
- a CDS encoding AAA family ATPase, whose protein sequence is MKYLVDFLECKDVQKCHIYGQLKCSLEEAKLLQIMTKEYVQGSVDLDVSEILIKLFGNKNYAHLHQLVLVKELIEQGWIVQNSFLNSRIIDVSHLELLNSSVTLSSAFLKLLEEGTLEVVLPDVTPYADHLEYLKDQFFRIELYQKLSQTKHNATENSPSLGRIKNKLELLESRISERIKVTQNEIVVESIFKENELSPKEQLIFLALLKEEYAGEFESLRDMNTLINLISIDDYEKIKNRSLLEEGSKLIENLIIDYDEMLSTFGGVTRSFFIAEEILQKIMHPNKEKKNKKIKLDMLIGEQELFELIDPKTTLEDVILHPKTKEVLDNLLKQIDKNVVKLLREWGIKERRSGIDAKIILYGPPGTGKTMTALSLAKSMKKRVLSFDCSKILSKYVGESEKNVRNIFDTYKELCKKTKSEPLLLLNEADQFLSARSTESGASADKMHNQMQNIFLEQIERFDGLLIATTNLLETIDPAFSRRFDYKIAFEKPDFNQRIELWKKLLPENARYEPSLDIEKLAFYPLTGGQIKVVLKNTALKVATKEEPLFTFEDFKLSIDRETKGAFGDAKSVGFMK, encoded by the coding sequence TTGAAGTATTTGGTAGATTTTTTAGAATGCAAGGATGTTCAAAAATGTCACATTTATGGGCAACTGAAATGTTCCCTTGAAGAAGCAAAATTATTACAAATTATGACCAAAGAGTACGTGCAAGGCTCAGTGGATTTAGATGTTTCAGAGATACTCATTAAACTTTTTGGCAACAAAAATTATGCGCATTTACACCAACTTGTTCTTGTTAAAGAGTTGATTGAACAAGGATGGATTGTTCAAAACAGTTTTTTAAATTCACGTATTATAGATGTATCGCATTTGGAACTTTTAAACAGCAGTGTCACACTCAGTTCTGCTTTTTTAAAACTTCTTGAAGAGGGAACACTCGAAGTAGTGTTACCCGATGTGACACCTTATGCAGATCATTTAGAGTATCTTAAAGATCAATTCTTTCGTATTGAGCTCTATCAAAAATTAAGTCAAACCAAACACAATGCAACAGAGAACTCACCTAGTTTAGGACGTATTAAAAATAAACTTGAACTTTTAGAGAGTCGTATTAGTGAGCGTATTAAAGTCACACAAAATGAAATTGTCGTGGAGAGTATTTTTAAAGAAAATGAACTGAGTCCCAAAGAACAGCTTATTTTTCTAGCACTTCTTAAAGAGGAGTATGCAGGTGAATTTGAGAGTCTACGTGATATGAACACCCTCATTAATTTGATTAGTATTGATGATTATGAGAAAATTAAAAACCGTTCTTTACTTGAAGAGGGCTCAAAACTCATTGAAAATCTCATTATTGATTACGATGAGATGCTGAGCACCTTTGGAGGTGTGACACGTAGTTTTTTCATTGCTGAAGAGATTTTACAAAAAATTATGCATCCCAATAAAGAGAAGAAAAATAAAAAAATAAAACTTGACATGCTCATTGGCGAGCAAGAGCTTTTCGAATTGATTGACCCTAAAACAACCCTAGAAGATGTTATTTTGCACCCTAAAACCAAAGAAGTGCTCGATAATCTACTCAAACAGATTGATAAAAATGTGGTGAAATTACTCAGAGAATGGGGCATTAAAGAAAGACGTAGCGGCATCGATGCGAAGATTATTCTCTATGGACCTCCAGGTACTGGTAAAACCATGACGGCTCTTTCTTTAGCCAAGTCGATGAAAAAACGAGTCCTTAGTTTTGACTGCTCGAAAATTCTCTCCAAATACGTTGGGGAAAGTGAAAAAAATGTTCGCAATATTTTTGACACGTATAAAGAACTATGCAAAAAGACCAAAAGCGAACCTCTTTTATTGCTCAATGAAGCCGATCAGTTCTTAAGCGCACGTTCAACCGAGAGTGGAGCAAGTGCGGATAAAATGCACAATCAAATGCAGAATATCTTTTTAGAGCAGATTGAGCGTTTTGATGGACTACTTATTGCAACCACAAACCTTTTAGAGACGATTGACCCTGCCTTTTCCAGACGTTTTGATTATAAGATTGCCTTTGAAAAGCCTGATTTTAATCAGCGAATCGAATTATGGAAAAAACTTTTACCCGAAAATGCACGCTATGAACCCTCTTTAGATATTGAAAAATTGGCTTTTTATCCTTTAACAGGAGGTCAGATTAAGGTGGTACTTAAAAATACCGCTTTGAAAGTTGCTACTAAAGAAGAGCCACTTTTTACGTTTGAAGATTTTAAACTCTCTATTGATCGTGAGACAAAAGGAGCTTTTGGCGATGCCAAATCAGTAGGTTTTATGAAATAA
- a CDS encoding NADH-quinone oxidoreductase subunit C has protein sequence MMRVYSDKKNVQKKSYYNDRYFVAPEIPKEDIESDAVFAKDVKDLETSFFIKEAYIQRGQLVIYISAKDNVKVLEFLRDKLSYNFLSEHSAIDWLAKSGEFEIFYQLLSTSKRKRVRVKCFIQEKETLKSVSSIYKSANWAEREMYDMFGVIISGHPYMKRLLMPDDWYDHPLRKTYPLQGDEVAQWYEIDKIFGKEYREIIGPEERDSARIDVDDTYRFAHIHHEVPFGAKPSQEKTQTDYQEEGGVFIVKKLKKEDAKIVKERP, from the coding sequence ATGATGAGAGTTTACAGCGATAAAAAAAACGTACAAAAAAAATCCTACTACAACGACCGCTATTTTGTAGCACCTGAAATTCCTAAAGAAGACATTGAGAGTGATGCTGTTTTTGCCAAAGATGTGAAAGATTTGGAGACTTCCTTTTTTATTAAAGAAGCGTACATTCAACGAGGTCAGCTTGTCATTTATATCAGCGCAAAAGATAATGTCAAAGTCTTAGAATTTTTAAGGGATAAACTTTCCTACAATTTCTTAAGTGAACACAGTGCCATTGATTGGTTAGCCAAAAGCGGTGAATTTGAAATTTTTTACCAACTGCTCTCGACTTCAAAGCGTAAACGTGTGCGTGTGAAATGTTTTATTCAAGAGAAAGAGACACTTAAAAGTGTGAGTAGCATTTATAAAAGTGCCAATTGGGCGGAACGTGAAATGTACGATATGTTTGGTGTGATTATTAGCGGACATCCGTATATGAAGCGACTCTTGATGCCTGATGATTGGTATGACCATCCGCTTCGCAAAACCTATCCTTTACAGGGTGATGAAGTGGCGCAGTGGTATGAGATTGATAAAATTTTTGGCAAAGAGTACCGTGAAATTATTGGACCTGAAGAGCGAGACAGTGCACGCATTGATGTGGATGACACCTATCGTTTTGCGCATATTCACCATGAAGTGCCTTTTGGTGCCAAACCAAGCCAAGAAAAAACACAAACCGATTATCAAGAAGAGGGTGGGGTGTTTATTGTGAAAAAACTGAAAAAAGAAGATGCGAAAATCGTGAAAGAGAGACCCTAA
- a CDS encoding NuoB/complex I 20 kDa subunit family protein, protein MAQHKINYLQEAGLPVALTTVDKLVQWGRSNSLWPLTYGLACCAIEMMATGASRYDFDRFGTIFRASPRQADVIVIAGTLTKKHAPFMRRLYDQMPDPKWVISMGSCANTGGMFNTYATVQGADRIVPVDIYLPGCAPRPETLQYALMLLQKKIRTEKASRKLAPKRLV, encoded by the coding sequence ATGGCACAGCATAAGATAAATTACCTCCAAGAAGCAGGGCTTCCTGTTGCTTTGACCACCGTTGATAAGTTGGTACAATGGGGACGTAGTAACTCCCTTTGGCCTCTCACGTATGGGCTTGCCTGTTGTGCAATTGAGATGATGGCAACGGGTGCGAGCCGTTATGACTTTGACCGTTTTGGAACGATTTTTAGAGCCAGCCCTAGGCAGGCCGATGTGATTGTCATTGCAGGAACGCTGACCAAGAAACATGCCCCCTTTATGCGCCGTTTGTACGACCAGATGCCTGATCCAAAATGGGTGATTAGCATGGGCAGTTGTGCCAATACAGGTGGCATGTTTAATACCTACGCTACTGTTCAAGGGGCGGATAGAATTGTGCCTGTGGATATTTATCTTCCAGGGTGTGCCCCTCGTCCTGAAACCCTTCAGTATGCGCTTATGCTACTTCAAAAGAAAATTAGAACCGAGAAAGCCTCTCGTAAACTTGCGCCTAAAAGGTTGGTATGA
- the nuoH gene encoding NADH-quinone oxidoreductase subunit NuoH, whose amino-acid sequence MFETAVIVETVVKAVIVVAVVAAMAGFATFIERKVLAFMQRRLGPMHVGPYGLLQLAADGIKLFTKEDIIPQNAIKPIFMIAPVIAATSAFVAMAAVPYFPEFTLFGYTIHPIISDINVALLYVMGVASVGIYGPLLAGMSSANKWSLLGAARAVVQMLSFEVVTGLSVLAPIMVIGSLSLIDINDYQTGGIGSWLIWQQPLAFVLFAIAGFMETNRAPFDTVEFEAEVVAGYATEYSGMRWGLFFIGEYANMITIAVLVSLIFMGGYNPLWFIPGAVMMLLKVSFWIFLFLWVRAAWPHVRPDQLMWVCWKVMMPLSVVNILITGFVLI is encoded by the coding sequence ATGTTTGAAACAGCAGTGATTGTTGAAACCGTGGTTAAAGCGGTGATTGTTGTCGCTGTGGTTGCAGCGATGGCGGGTTTTGCAACCTTTATTGAGCGTAAGGTTTTGGCGTTTATGCAACGACGTCTAGGACCGATGCACGTGGGACCTTATGGTTTATTACAACTCGCAGCCGATGGAATTAAACTTTTTACCAAAGAAGATATTATTCCTCAAAATGCCATTAAACCTATTTTTATGATAGCCCCTGTTATCGCGGCAACCAGTGCCTTTGTAGCAATGGCAGCCGTGCCCTATTTTCCTGAGTTTACCCTTTTTGGCTACACCATTCATCCTATTATCTCCGACATCAACGTAGCACTTCTTTACGTGATGGGTGTTGCATCGGTCGGGATTTATGGACCGTTGTTAGCAGGTATGAGCAGTGCCAATAAATGGTCACTTTTAGGAGCGGCTCGTGCGGTGGTACAGATGCTCTCCTTTGAAGTGGTTACAGGGCTTTCGGTTCTAGCCCCCATTATGGTGATAGGTTCTCTCTCTTTAATTGATATTAACGATTATCAAACAGGGGGAATTGGTAGTTGGTTGATTTGGCAACAACCTTTAGCGTTTGTCTTATTTGCTATTGCAGGTTTTATGGAGACCAATCGTGCGCCTTTTGATACGGTTGAGTTTGAAGCCGAAGTGGTTGCTGGGTATGCGACGGAGTATTCAGGCATGCGTTGGGGACTCTTTTTTATTGGTGAGTATGCCAATATGATTACGATTGCAGTGCTTGTAAGCCTCATTTTTATGGGCGGATATAATCCTTTATGGTTTATCCCAGGTGCTGTGATGATGCTTTTAAAAGTCTCTTTTTGGATATTTTTATTTTTATGGGTGAGGGCTGCATGGCCACATGTAAGACCTGACCAACTGATGTGGGTCTGTTGGAAAGTCATGATGCCACTCTCTGTGGTCAATATTTTGATCACGGGCTTTGTGCTGATTTAG
- a CDS encoding NADH-ubiquinone oxidoreductase subunit E family protein, with protein MQRYDLRHLGDDFYGRMLEIIDESALGEVSIFMFEIGDFSPVQKSADVIKEAGWTLMNSLKFNETDWTIVVKKVKSEVA; from the coding sequence ATGCAACGCTATGATTTACGTCATTTAGGGGATGATTTTTACGGACGTATGCTTGAGATTATTGATGAGAGCGCTTTGGGTGAGGTTTCTATTTTTATGTTTGAAATAGGCGATTTTTCCCCTGTTCAAAAAAGTGCTGATGTGATCAAAGAAGCAGGTTGGACGCTGATGAACTCTCTCAAGTTTAACGAAACCGATTGGACGATTGTGGTCAAAAAAGTAAAAAGTGAAGTAGCCTAA
- the nuoI gene encoding NADH-quinone oxidoreductase subunit NuoI, whose translation MTLNDFKKRDCSGDYIFFDGEEKAENGWEAFQRVVKRTLKGELFVGLWVVLREMIRFDIHTLKYPSEKMQMGPRYRAIHKLLRLFESGNERCIGCGLCEKICIAQCIRMETRIDEKSRKEVSEYSINFGRCIFCGYCAEVCPELAIVHGIEYENASEQRAHFGLKEDMLTPLDTFRAKEQKEFSGFGALSDNADENVKQTPLAY comes from the coding sequence ATGACACTCAATGATTTTAAAAAACGCGATTGTAGCGGGGATTATATCTTTTTTGACGGTGAGGAAAAGGCTGAAAATGGTTGGGAAGCCTTTCAAAGAGTGGTAAAGAGAACCCTAAAAGGGGAACTTTTTGTAGGGCTATGGGTCGTACTTCGTGAGATGATTCGTTTTGATATTCACACCCTCAAATACCCCAGTGAAAAAATGCAAATGGGTCCACGGTATCGTGCGATTCATAAATTGCTTCGTTTATTTGAAAGTGGGAATGAGCGTTGTATTGGGTGTGGGTTGTGTGAGAAGATTTGTATTGCTCAGTGTATTCGTATGGAGACACGCATTGATGAAAAGAGTCGCAAAGAGGTGAGCGAGTATAGTATCAACTTTGGACGTTGTATCTTTTGTGGCTATTGTGCGGAAGTGTGCCCAGAACTTGCTATTGTGCATGGGATTGAGTATGAAAATGCCAGTGAACAGCGTGCTCATTTTGGACTAAAAGAGGATATGTTAACGCCTCTTGATACCTTTAGAGCCAAAGAGCAAAAAGAGTTTTCAGGGTTTGGAGCATTAAGTGATAATGCCGATGAAAACGTTAAACAAACACCATTAGCGTATTGA
- a CDS encoding fatty acid--CoA ligase: MLHYPYQNFYEVMCANAKNAPRKTALFMDDRKLSYAKLKEAIDAFAHFLKQSNIQKGDKVAMIVGNCEAFVVALFAITKVGAVAVPLNTFLKQEEFEYILNDCDAKMLLSSYAFEKETKALRESTKIERIIWVEAPLEENEGNFERILATTLMDKEACTAKLDDTACIVYTSGTTGKPKGAMLSYRNLFSNAIGGADSFQVTCKDRFIVFLPMFHSFTLSIMVLLPMFTCSSVVIVRSVFPFANVLKQTLLKQVTIFLGVPTLYNALLKAKIPWYFMWFNKVRLFISGSAPLSEQALNDFSAKFKKAKLLEGYGLSECSPAVCVNRLHHQKPLSVGLPLPGYEIKIVDEERMEVATGEVGEIMVKGDCVMQGYLNHPDATDETISNGWLLTGDLGKKDHEGFLYIVDRKKDLIISKGINIYPREIEEVIYKYEGVDAVAVIGLKDEQTKDEEVLAFIQPKEDAKLREMELRAYLKHHLANFKLPKHIYFVEELPKNATGKVLKRVLKENIQADGLLRKK, translated from the coding sequence ATGCTGCATTATCCCTATCAAAATTTTTATGAGGTGATGTGTGCGAATGCCAAGAATGCACCTCGTAAAACCGCCCTGTTTATGGATGATAGAAAACTAAGTTACGCTAAACTCAAAGAGGCGATTGATGCGTTTGCGCACTTTTTAAAGCAGAGCAATATTCAAAAAGGCGATAAAGTCGCCATGATTGTGGGCAACTGTGAAGCGTTTGTGGTGGCTCTTTTTGCCATTACAAAAGTGGGTGCAGTGGCAGTTCCTCTTAACACTTTTTTAAAACAAGAAGAGTTTGAGTATATTTTAAACGATTGTGATGCAAAAATGCTTTTAAGCTCTTATGCCTTTGAAAAAGAGACAAAAGCGTTGAGAGAGAGTACGAAGATTGAACGTATTATTTGGGTGGAAGCACCTTTGGAAGAAAACGAGGGAAATTTTGAGAGGATTTTAGCCACAACGCTTATGGATAAAGAAGCCTGTACAGCAAAACTCGATGATACTGCCTGTATTGTTTATACTTCTGGTACAACAGGTAAACCAAAGGGTGCGATGCTAAGTTACCGCAATCTCTTCTCAAATGCCATTGGGGGTGCGGACTCTTTTCAGGTTACATGTAAAGATAGATTTATTGTTTTTTTACCGATGTTTCATAGCTTTACACTCTCCATTATGGTGCTTTTACCAATGTTTACCTGTTCAAGCGTTGTCATTGTGCGCTCTGTTTTTCCGTTTGCTAATGTTCTTAAACAAACTCTCCTCAAACAGGTAACGATTTTTTTAGGGGTTCCTACACTTTACAATGCCCTTTTAAAAGCAAAAATTCCGTGGTATTTTATGTGGTTTAATAAGGTACGACTTTTTATTTCAGGAAGTGCACCACTGAGTGAACAAGCGCTGAATGATTTTAGTGCCAAATTTAAAAAAGCTAAATTGCTAGAGGGGTATGGATTAAGTGAATGTTCTCCTGCGGTTTGTGTCAATCGTTTGCATCATCAAAAACCACTCTCGGTTGGACTGCCTCTTCCTGGCTATGAGATTAAGATAGTGGATGAAGAGCGCATGGAAGTTGCCACAGGTGAGGTAGGTGAAATTATGGTGAAGGGCGATTGTGTGATGCAAGGCTATCTGAATCATCCTGATGCTACCGATGAAACGATTAGTAATGGTTGGTTACTCACAGGTGATTTGGGTAAAAAAGATCATGAAGGGTTTTTGTATATTGTGGATCGTAAAAAAGATTTGATTATCTCTAAAGGCATTAATATTTACCCTAGAGAAATTGAAGAGGTCATTTATAAATACGAAGGTGTGGATGCTGTAGCAGTGATTGGACTTAAAGATGAACAGACGAAAGATGAGGAAGTCTTAGCTTTTATTCAGCCTAAAGAAGATGCAAAACTCAGGGAAATGGAACTTCGCGCCTATTTGAAACATCATTTAGCAAATTTCAAATTACCCAAACATATCTATTTTGTCGAGGAACTTCCTAAAAATGCGACAGGTAAAGTATTAAAGCGTGTTTTAAAAGAGAATATACAAGCAGATGGGCTTTTACGTAAAAAATAG
- a CDS encoding NADH-quinone oxidoreductase subunit G → MNDITITIDGKACGAKEGEYVLSVARRNNIFIPALCYVTNCSPTLACRLCLVDIDGKRAYSCNARAKEGMNVITKSEEIEKERRAIMEIYDVNHPLECGVCDQSGECELQNYTLHMGVDSQHHCIADTHRPTKQWGRIHYDASLCIVCERCVTVCKDMIGESALKTVPRGGAELDKTWKDKTEKDAYAMWNKLQKSIIGIASGAESLDCTQCGECTAVCPVGALVGSDFQYSSNAWELKKIPASNPHSSDCSLIFYDVKQTSISNPEPKIYRVSSEHNYAPLHAAARYGFDFQNEVTCKDEKAFERVVESLKTKVDTLAFESYITNEEALILQKLKEKYGYKLINPEAKRYQTFLKHYASTSGKSLYSGDLESIRSSNFVVSFGGAIKTDSPNAGYAMNNALGMNKGAGLYFHPIADPVVSAYSKNLLSITHKVGAEEAIAYFLLDLFGDKEAMPKALIDYLATFHTIEKKTIEESIKEDVKEMVKDEESGEEKEVTKSVTKVVEKEIEIDTNALVSLMGAEADVVEKITKLLDKKDSFSLIVGEDVYAHPRAQNIAQLLGLIERFTPFNLVMIPSRTNTLGVALICDLDEEKGNYVLGYNTKGDVTLSALGKGDLAMPALNQQEGTFTSMNKRVVPTNAALPFKGYCLNDIANAVGLEAEWTIDYTPALPTEKGFKAQKFDDLPNQYENDGRENRGYLLEEQSLTCNDEVEPLASFTCKETDMVYLANPVHQFSPFTNKAHQLNEAGALYVSKDFLEAKNLKSGDMVTLENEAGAKLVIALKEEPMIGGIIPYLPDFDTKIDVTPFFKEGYRFASVTIKGVAHV, encoded by the coding sequence ATGAACGATATTACGATAACGATTGATGGAAAAGCGTGTGGTGCCAAAGAGGGCGAATACGTTTTAAGCGTTGCACGCAGAAATAATATTTTTATCCCTGCACTGTGTTATGTGACCAATTGTTCACCTACTTTAGCGTGTCGTTTGTGTTTGGTGGATATTGATGGTAAGCGGGCGTACAGCTGTAATGCTAGAGCCAAAGAGGGGATGAATGTCATCACCAAAAGCGAAGAGATTGAAAAAGAGCGCCGTGCCATTATGGAAATTTACGATGTGAACCATCCTTTGGAGTGTGGCGTGTGCGACCAAAGTGGCGAGTGTGAGCTTCAAAATTACACCTTGCACATGGGAGTGGATTCTCAACACCACTGCATCGCAGACACACACCGTCCGACCAAACAGTGGGGGCGTATTCATTACGATGCCTCTTTGTGTATTGTCTGTGAGCGCTGTGTGACGGTCTGTAAAGATATGATTGGCGAGTCTGCGCTTAAAACCGTACCTCGTGGTGGGGCAGAGTTGGATAAAACGTGGAAAGATAAGACCGAAAAAGATGCCTACGCCATGTGGAATAAACTTCAAAAGTCCATTATTGGCATTGCCAGTGGGGCGGAGAGTTTGGATTGTACGCAGTGTGGGGAGTGTACGGCGGTCTGTCCTGTGGGTGCGCTGGTGGGGAGTGATTTTCAGTACAGCTCCAATGCGTGGGAACTTAAAAAAATTCCCGCTTCCAATCCTCACAGCAGTGACTGTTCTCTTATTTTTTACGATGTTAAACAGACCAGCATCAGCAATCCAGAGCCAAAAATTTACCGTGTGAGCAGTGAGCACAACTACGCACCGCTTCATGCAGCGGCACGCTATGGATTTGACTTCCAAAATGAGGTTACATGTAAAGATGAAAAAGCCTTTGAAAGGGTGGTGGAGAGCTTAAAAACCAAGGTGGATACCCTTGCGTTTGAGAGTTACATTACCAACGAAGAAGCGCTTATTTTACAAAAGCTTAAAGAAAAATATGGCTATAAACTCATTAATCCTGAGGCAAAACGATACCAAACATTTCTCAAACATTATGCCAGCACCTCAGGTAAAAGCCTTTACAGTGGTGATTTAGAGAGTATTCGCTCCAGCAATTTTGTGGTGAGTTTTGGAGGTGCCATAAAAACGGATAGTCCCAATGCAGGCTACGCCATGAACAATGCCTTAGGCATGAACAAAGGAGCAGGGCTTTACTTTCATCCTATTGCAGACCCTGTGGTTTCAGCGTATTCGAAAAATCTTCTTTCCATTACACATAAAGTGGGGGCAGAAGAAGCCATTGCTTACTTTCTTTTAGACCTTTTTGGTGACAAAGAGGCAATGCCAAAAGCACTGATAGATTACTTAGCCACGTTTCATACGATTGAGAAAAAAACCATCGAAGAGAGCATTAAAGAAGATGTGAAAGAGATGGTGAAAGATGAAGAGAGCGGTGAAGAAAAAGAGGTCACTAAAAGTGTCACCAAAGTGGTCGAGAAAGAGATAGAAATTGATACCAATGCTTTGGTTTCCCTCATGGGTGCTGAAGCGGATGTAGTAGAGAAAATTACGAAACTGCTTGATAAAAAAGATAGCTTTAGCCTTATCGTGGGCGAAGATGTTTATGCCCATCCAAGAGCGCAAAACATTGCTCAACTTTTAGGATTGATTGAGCGTTTTACGCCCTTTAACCTAGTCATGATTCCTTCACGCACCAACACCTTAGGCGTTGCGCTCATTTGTGATTTGGATGAAGAAAAAGGTAACTACGTCCTAGGCTATAACACTAAAGGCGATGTAACTTTGAGTGCTTTGGGCAAAGGGGATTTGGCGATGCCTGCTTTAAATCAGCAAGAGGGCACCTTTACCTCCATGAATAAACGAGTCGTTCCGACCAACGCCGCCCTTCCTTTTAAAGGCTATTGTCTCAATGACATTGCCAATGCAGTGGGCTTAGAAGCGGAGTGGACGATTGATTATACGCCTGCTTTACCCACTGAAAAAGGGTTTAAAGCTCAAAAATTTGATGATCTGCCTAACCAATACGAAAACGATGGCAGGGAAAATCGAGGCTATCTTTTAGAGGAGCAAAGCCTTACATGTAACGATGAGGTTGAGCCTTTGGCAAGCTTTACATGTAAAGAGACAGATATGGTCTATCTTGCCAATCCTGTGCATCAGTTTAGCCCTTTTACCAACAAAGCCCATCAGCTTAATGAAGCGGGTGCTTTGTATGTCTCCAAAGATTTCTTAGAGGCTAAAAATCTTAAAAGTGGTGATATGGTTACCCTTGAAAATGAAGCGGGAGCGAAGTTGGTTATTGCACTTAAAGAAGAGCCAATGATAGGGGGCATAATTCCTTATTTGCCTGATTTTGATACCAAAATCGATGTCACACCGTTTTTTAAAGAGGGGTATCGCTTTGCGAGTGTAACGATTAAAGGAGTTGCGCATGTTTGA